A part of Myxococcus landrumus genomic DNA contains:
- a CDS encoding DUF2380 domain-containing protein: MEDVSRGNEATHLAVTDAVAGVTTSLNAVDVGLARIEARPPTLGGWGLNGVFTRYLDHGREQLPWIRDALEGTTRLTEVASELSDSDMELGVLRMTGQRLQAALFSTLLLETWVDFLHLSDAVLRQCPMCSVEKLFVDLHRVQGLMTPTLTELASLDPERVEVAATAMPELMGRLTREFDAMHAEARASMKFGEKVIAAAQVLEMLTMISTLKMSLPRLPPAAPATLGVGFVMSSGGVMVGSRIVVSAEWVEMMRRLVQAGVISVPAISAAVRIHGGQVLMAQAHQDLPKGVRDALGDSPEVRGMHITGKAGAGMSEPPKHHVLPQEHRDWFEKRGFTGEMNIDQFCVRLERASHEAIHGGGDWRLGRMWPGEWNQMIMNELRRAETKMGQLLTRSEVLNIVAERMKVYDIPLNFTKGRRP; encoded by the coding sequence ATGGAGGACGTGTCACGAGGGAATGAGGCCACGCACCTCGCGGTCACTGACGCGGTCGCGGGAGTGACGACCTCGCTGAACGCTGTCGATGTGGGGCTCGCTCGAATCGAGGCTCGACCGCCCACGCTGGGTGGGTGGGGACTGAATGGGGTCTTCACCCGCTATCTGGACCATGGACGGGAGCAGTTGCCGTGGATTCGGGATGCGCTGGAAGGGACCACGCGGCTGACCGAGGTGGCCTCGGAGCTCTCGGATTCGGACATGGAGTTGGGGGTGCTGCGGATGACGGGGCAGCGGCTCCAGGCGGCGCTGTTCAGCACGCTGTTGCTGGAGACGTGGGTCGACTTCCTGCATCTCTCGGACGCGGTGCTCCGCCAGTGCCCGATGTGCAGTGTGGAGAAGTTGTTCGTGGACCTGCATCGGGTGCAAGGGCTGATGACGCCGACGCTGACGGAGCTCGCGTCACTGGACCCGGAGCGGGTCGAGGTGGCGGCGACCGCGATGCCCGAGCTGATGGGGAGGTTGACCCGGGAGTTCGACGCGATGCATGCGGAGGCGCGCGCGAGCATGAAGTTCGGGGAGAAGGTCATCGCGGCGGCGCAGGTGTTGGAGATGCTCACGATGATCTCCACGCTGAAGATGTCGTTGCCGCGCTTGCCTCCGGCCGCGCCCGCGACGCTCGGCGTGGGGTTCGTGATGAGCTCGGGCGGAGTGATGGTGGGCTCGCGAATCGTCGTCTCCGCGGAGTGGGTGGAGATGATGCGAAGGCTCGTGCAGGCGGGCGTCATCTCCGTGCCGGCCATCAGCGCGGCGGTCCGCATTCACGGGGGACAGGTCCTGATGGCGCAGGCGCATCAGGACTTGCCCAAGGGAGTGAGGGATGCGCTGGGCGACAGCCCCGAGGTCCGGGGCATGCACATCACCGGCAAGGCTGGGGCCGGCATGTCGGAGCCGCCGAAGCATCACGTCCTGCCTCAGGAGCACCGCGATTGGTTCGAGAAGCGCGGCTTCACCGGGGAGATGAACATCGACCAATTCTGCGTGAGGCTGGAGCGAGCCAGCCATGAGGCGATTCACGGTGGTGGCGACTGGCGACTCGGACGGATGTGGCCTGGCGAGTGGAATCAGATGATCATGAATGAGTTGCGTAGAGCTGAAACGAAGATGGGCCAGTTGTTGACGCGAAGCGAGGTCCTGAACATCGTCGCGGAACGAATGAAGGTCTACGACATCCCCCTCAATTTCACGAAGGGGAGGCGACCATGA
- a CDS encoding NUDIX hydrolase codes for MTDGRSWQGNWKVRLYERVRERGYSSLTAFAEARPTASLVSLAEELGPDDIAGVQVFSGLVAEAERSHRLTRLVRAQLVRELHSYLPDGWPTELVGDDRFKVARSLAGWYSFTPDPHKEQVDRVSDALMANPPPAGWRPLNSEDDLLRTLLPDDEA; via the coding sequence ATGACCGACGGGCGTTCTTGGCAGGGGAACTGGAAGGTCCGCCTCTATGAACGTGTTCGTGAACGAGGCTACAGCTCATTGACGGCCTTCGCGGAGGCACGTCCCACTGCATCTTTGGTCTCGCTGGCCGAAGAGCTTGGGCCCGACGACATCGCCGGCGTGCAGGTGTTCAGCGGACTGGTCGCTGAAGCGGAAAGAAGCCATCGGCTCACTCGATTGGTTCGGGCACAACTGGTGCGCGAGCTGCACTCGTATCTTCCTGACGGTTGGCCAACTGAGCTGGTAGGCGACGACCGTTTCAAGGTCGCTCGGTCACTTGCCGGCTGGTACTCCTTCACCCCGGATCCCCACAAAGAGCAGGTTGACCGCGTCAGCGACGCGCTCATGGCGAATCCGCCTCCCGCCGGCTGGCGCCCCCTCAACTCCGAAGACGACCTGCTCCGAACCCTCCTCCCTGACGATGAAGCCTGA
- a CDS encoding NUDIX hydrolase, which produces MTDRNPWNGNWPVRLYERVRERGYSSLTAFAEARPTASLVSLAEELGPDDIAGVQVLRAMVDEAERTHRLTRLVRAQLVRELTEYLPSGWPVDLNDDTREDVAIARGQWSAYTPEVFRERVMKAGSALMAMPPPPGWRPLNSEDDLLRTLLPDDPA; this is translated from the coding sequence ATGACCGATAGAAATCCATGGAATGGGAACTGGCCGGTCCGCCTCTATGAGCGCGTTCGCGAGCGTGGCTACAGCTCACTGACAGCCTTCGCCGAGGCCCGTCCTACCGCCTCGCTCGTCTCGTTGGCCGAAGAGCTTGGCCCCGACGACATCGCCGGCGTACAGGTGCTCCGCGCGATGGTCGATGAAGCGGAGCGAACCCATCGACTCACCCGCTTGGTTCGCGCACAGCTCGTGCGCGAGCTGACCGAGTACCTTCCCAGCGGATGGCCCGTCGACCTGAATGATGACACTCGCGAGGATGTCGCCATCGCACGCGGGCAATGGTCGGCCTACACGCCAGAGGTATTTCGAGAGCGCGTCATGAAGGCTGGAAGTGCGCTCATGGCCATGCCACCCCCTCCAGGCTGGCGCCCCCTCAACTCCGAGGACGACCTGCTCCGCACCCTCCTCCCCGACGACCCCGCCTGA
- a CDS encoding NAD(P)/FAD-dependent oxidoreductase: MVTPDSDCGCKDPVTTPMPHIAPANERHRILIIGGGTAGICVAARLTRLGQKGIAILEPSEHHYYQPLWTLVGAGEARIEDTVRDEARLIPRGVKWLKDAAMEVDPVRQEVRTRGGLRIGYDFLVVAPGIQLDWDKVAGLRAALETEHVSSNYDVKLAPKTWRMLQAFKGGTALFTHPSTPVKCAGAPQKIMYLAADHFRRTGLLARSEVIFGSGAKAIFGVQPFARVLEDVVKRYGIHTRFSHNLVAVDGDRREAIFETTQDGRTTRVTQRYDLLHVTPPQSAPDFIKNSPLSSREGTCVGWVRADKHTLQHPSYPNVFALGDASDLPTSRTGAAIRKQAPVLVQNLRAVMDGRAPTARYDGYASCPLTTAYGKLLLAEFDYDGNPTPSFPFIDTLQERRDMWVMKKHGLPQLYWKLMMRGRG, translated from the coding sequence ATGGTGACGCCCGACTCGGACTGCGGCTGCAAGGACCCGGTGACCACGCCGATGCCGCACATCGCCCCCGCGAACGAGCGCCACCGCATCCTCATCATCGGCGGCGGCACCGCCGGCATCTGCGTCGCCGCCCGCCTCACCCGCCTCGGCCAGAAGGGCATCGCCATCCTCGAGCCCTCCGAACACCACTACTACCAACCGCTCTGGACCCTCGTCGGCGCGGGTGAAGCCCGCATCGAGGACACCGTCCGCGACGAAGCCCGCCTCATCCCCCGGGGCGTGAAGTGGCTCAAGGACGCGGCCATGGAGGTCGACCCCGTCCGCCAGGAAGTGCGCACCCGCGGCGGCCTCCGCATCGGCTACGACTTCCTCGTCGTCGCCCCCGGCATCCAGCTCGACTGGGACAAGGTCGCCGGCCTCCGCGCCGCCCTGGAGACCGAGCACGTCAGCAGCAACTACGACGTGAAGCTCGCCCCCAAGACGTGGCGCATGCTCCAGGCCTTCAAGGGCGGCACCGCCCTCTTCACCCACCCCTCCACTCCCGTGAAGTGCGCGGGCGCGCCCCAGAAAATCATGTACCTGGCCGCCGACCACTTCCGCCGCACCGGGCTCCTCGCCCGCTCGGAGGTCATCTTCGGCTCCGGCGCCAAGGCCATCTTCGGCGTGCAGCCCTTCGCCCGCGTCCTCGAGGACGTCGTGAAGCGCTACGGCATCCACACCCGCTTCAGCCACAACCTGGTCGCCGTCGACGGCGACCGGCGCGAGGCCATCTTCGAGACCACCCAGGACGGCCGCACCACCCGCGTCACCCAGCGCTACGACCTCCTCCACGTCACCCCGCCCCAGAGCGCCCCCGACTTCATCAAGAACAGCCCCCTCTCCTCCCGGGAGGGCACCTGCGTGGGCTGGGTCCGCGCCGACAAGCACACCCTCCAGCACCCCAGCTACCCCAACGTCTTCGCGCTCGGCGACGCCTCCGACCTCCCCACCAGCCGCACCGGCGCCGCCATCCGCAAGCAGGCCCCCGTCCTCGTGCAGAACCTGCGCGCCGTCATGGACGGCCGCGCCCCCACCGCGCGGTATGACGGCTACGCCTCCTGCCCCCTCACCACCGCCTACGGCAAGCTGCTGCTCGCCGAGTTCGACTACGACGGCAACCCCACCCCCAGCTTCCCCTTCATCGACACCCTCCAGGAGCGGCGGGACATGTGGGTGATGAAGAAGCACGGCCTGCCCCAGCTCTACTGGAAGCTGATGATGCGCGGACGCGGTTGA
- a CDS encoding sigma-54 interaction domain-containing protein, with protein sequence MPSSRPPPSSPLALTALDSLAGAVLLVDASRRVAAHTSALESLLGAPPREGTPLAEVLMPQGDLDALLSHGRETSARLRSGTTTVAVRARAVPLTRAGRVQGWALTFIREQTPRDTEGEEVFHGLWTQDAELRRVFRIVEKVARTESSVLVRGESGTGKEHIAHALHALSPRGKGPFRAINCAALPPNLLESELFGHVRGAFTGAVRDSPGHFRLAHGGSLFLDEVAELPLDLQAKMLRVLETRTVIPVGGRAPVPVDVRIIAATHRALRREVEAGRFRADLMYRLRVVPIFLPTLRERRGDILPLALRFLEELQQRGTRRVERIAPAARKLLEAHTWPGNVRELRNVMEYAYVIGEGPVLREADLPPEFSEPPASPRPRLDAMDLDAEQLHTALAKARGNRTEAAKLLGVSRVTLWRRLRALGEADE encoded by the coding sequence ATGCCCTCGTCCCGCCCGCCTCCGTCGTCCCCATTGGCCCTCACCGCGCTCGACTCGCTCGCGGGCGCCGTGCTCCTGGTGGACGCGAGTCGACGGGTGGCCGCCCACACGTCCGCGCTGGAGTCCCTCCTCGGCGCTCCCCCAAGAGAGGGCACCCCGCTCGCCGAAGTCCTCATGCCCCAGGGAGACCTCGACGCCCTGCTCTCCCACGGCCGAGAGACCTCCGCGCGGCTGCGCTCCGGAACAACCACCGTCGCCGTCCGAGCGCGCGCCGTCCCCCTGACCCGCGCAGGCCGCGTCCAAGGCTGGGCGCTCACCTTCATCCGGGAGCAGACACCTCGGGACACCGAAGGCGAGGAGGTGTTCCACGGCCTGTGGACGCAGGACGCGGAGCTGCGCCGCGTCTTCCGCATCGTCGAGAAGGTCGCCCGCACCGAGTCCAGCGTGCTGGTGCGCGGCGAGTCCGGCACGGGCAAGGAGCACATCGCCCACGCGCTTCACGCCCTCTCCCCTCGCGGCAAGGGCCCGTTCCGCGCCATCAACTGCGCGGCCCTGCCGCCCAACCTGCTGGAGAGCGAGCTGTTCGGCCACGTGCGCGGCGCCTTCACCGGCGCGGTGCGAGACAGCCCCGGCCACTTCCGCCTCGCCCATGGCGGCTCCCTGTTCCTCGATGAGGTCGCCGAGCTCCCCCTGGACCTCCAGGCCAAGATGCTGCGCGTGCTGGAGACGCGCACCGTCATCCCCGTGGGAGGCCGCGCCCCCGTCCCCGTGGACGTGCGCATCATCGCCGCCACCCACCGGGCCCTCCGCCGCGAAGTCGAGGCCGGCCGCTTCCGCGCGGACCTCATGTACCGGCTGCGCGTGGTTCCCATCTTCCTCCCCACCCTGCGCGAGCGCCGGGGCGACATCCTCCCGCTCGCGCTGCGCTTCCTCGAAGAGCTCCAGCAGCGAGGCACCCGCCGCGTGGAGCGCATCGCCCCGGCCGCGCGCAAGCTGCTGGAGGCGCACACCTGGCCGGGCAACGTGCGCGAGCTGCGCAACGTCATGGAGTACGCCTACGTCATCGGCGAAGGCCCCGTGCTGCGCGAAGCCGACCTCCCTCCGGAGTTCTCCGAGCCCCCCGCCAGCCCCCGTCCCCGCCTCGACGCCATGGACCTGGACGCGGAGCAGCTCCACACGGCGCTCGCCAAGGCACGGGGCAACCGCACGGAAGCCGCGAAGCTCCTGGGCGTCAGCCGGGTCACCTTGTGGCGCCGCCTGCGCGCCCTGGGCGAAGCGGACGAGTGA
- a CDS encoding MBL fold metallo-hydrolase: MLFRQLFDAESSTYTYLLADMATREAVLIDPVLEQVERDVRLVQELGLKLKVVLETHVHADHITAAGLLRERTGAQVFASALGAPCVDRQLSQGDVVRVGGIEVLVLETPGHTDDSLSFLCDGRLFTGDALLVRGTGRTDFQNGDPGQLYDSITREVFTLPDATEVYPAHDYAGFTMTSVGEEKRHNPRLAGKSREEFVAFMKARQIPPPRKLDVAVPANRACGLSEPSSPHHA, translated from the coding sequence ATGCTCTTCCGGCAGCTCTTCGATGCGGAGTCCTCGACCTACACGTATCTGCTGGCGGACATGGCCACTCGAGAGGCCGTGCTCATCGACCCCGTGCTGGAGCAGGTGGAGCGGGACGTGCGGTTGGTCCAGGAGCTGGGGTTGAAGCTCAAGGTCGTGCTGGAGACACACGTCCACGCCGACCACATCACCGCGGCGGGCCTCCTGCGCGAGCGCACGGGCGCCCAGGTGTTCGCCTCCGCACTCGGCGCGCCCTGCGTGGACCGGCAGCTCTCCCAGGGCGACGTGGTCCGCGTGGGCGGCATCGAGGTGCTCGTGCTGGAGACGCCCGGCCACACCGACGACAGCCTGAGCTTTCTCTGCGACGGCCGACTGTTCACGGGCGACGCGCTGCTCGTCCGGGGCACGGGCCGCACCGACTTCCAGAACGGCGACCCCGGGCAGCTCTACGACTCCATCACCCGCGAGGTCTTCACCCTGCCCGACGCGACGGAGGTGTATCCCGCGCACGACTATGCGGGCTTCACCATGACGTCGGTGGGCGAGGAGAAGCGGCACAACCCTCGGCTGGCGGGCAAGTCGCGCGAGGAGTTCGTCGCCTTCATGAAGGCCCGGCAGATTCCCCCACCGCGCAAGCTGGACGTGGCCGTCCCCGCCAATCGCGCGTGTGGGCTCTCGGAGCCCTCGTCACCGCACCATGCCTGA
- a CDS encoding rhodanese-like domain-containing protein, producing MSPLYDNALPQPGGYRDVDVRQLAAEGPPGPHLVDVREPVELDGILGRLEGIRPAPLATVREAAALWPRDTEVVLICRSGARSARAARQLVELGFSRVMNLRGGMLAWNEEALPVVRLSSEARPTLAQVRDMLRSRLHGLRIARVEALPSAPSRAELAAVLDALRDAPPQGIEDTAGFERTLREVRDLLAVASEEGSRR from the coding sequence TTGAGTCCCTTGTACGACAACGCCCTTCCCCAACCCGGCGGCTATCGCGACGTGGACGTGCGGCAGCTCGCGGCGGAGGGACCTCCGGGCCCTCACCTCGTCGACGTGCGCGAGCCCGTGGAGCTGGATGGAATCCTCGGCCGCCTCGAGGGCATCCGTCCGGCGCCGCTCGCCACGGTGCGCGAGGCGGCGGCCCTGTGGCCCCGCGACACGGAGGTCGTCCTCATCTGCCGCTCGGGCGCGAGGTCCGCGCGTGCGGCCAGGCAACTGGTGGAGCTGGGCTTCTCGCGCGTGATGAACCTGCGCGGTGGAATGCTCGCGTGGAACGAGGAGGCGCTGCCCGTGGTGCGCCTGTCGTCAGAGGCGCGCCCGACGCTCGCCCAGGTCCGCGACATGCTGCGCTCCCGACTCCACGGCCTCCGGATTGCGCGCGTGGAGGCGTTGCCCTCCGCGCCGTCGCGAGCGGAGCTGGCCGCCGTACTGGACGCGCTGCGGGACGCACCGCCCCAGGGCATTGAAGACACCGCGGGTTTCGAGCGGACCCTCCGCGAGGTCCGCGACCTGCTCGCCGTCGCGAGCGAGGAAGGCAGCCGGAGATGA
- a CDS encoding sulfite exporter TauE/SafE family protein: MMLFVGLAGALLVGVLLGLLGGGGSILTVPLLVYVLGVEPRTAIAMSLVVVGVTSANGAWLHARAGRVRWRTAFVFGAGGMVGAFLGGKLNPLLSPTALMVFFAGVMVAASVAMLLRSDAPAASQGAPASEPSGTAASTVSASRIGRVLLQGVGVGILSGLVGAGGGFLIVPALAMVGLPTPVATATSLVVIALQCAAGLMGHLGHLDLPWVLTAQVIAVALVGSLVGGRLAGRVAPGLLRRGFAVFVLATATFLLLAQLPAGAKASMGQVLSNVGAWPWVAVATLLGLPVVVWRLLSGRERTAKEG, encoded by the coding sequence ATGATGTTGTTCGTGGGGCTCGCGGGCGCGCTGCTCGTGGGCGTGTTGTTGGGGTTGTTGGGTGGCGGGGGCTCCATTCTCACGGTGCCGCTGCTCGTGTACGTGCTGGGCGTGGAGCCGCGCACGGCCATCGCCATGTCGCTCGTCGTCGTGGGTGTCACCAGTGCCAACGGTGCCTGGCTGCATGCGCGGGCCGGACGCGTGCGGTGGCGCACCGCCTTCGTGTTCGGCGCGGGAGGCATGGTGGGCGCGTTCCTGGGCGGGAAGCTCAACCCGCTCCTGTCGCCCACCGCGCTGATGGTGTTCTTCGCGGGCGTCATGGTGGCCGCGTCGGTCGCCATGCTGCTGCGCTCGGATGCCCCCGCGGCGTCCCAGGGGGCCCCCGCGTCCGAGCCCTCGGGCACGGCCGCCTCCACCGTGTCCGCGAGCCGCATCGGCCGGGTGCTGCTGCAAGGCGTGGGGGTGGGCATCCTGTCGGGGCTCGTGGGCGCGGGAGGAGGCTTCCTCATCGTCCCGGCGCTCGCGATGGTGGGCCTGCCCACGCCCGTGGCCACGGCGACGTCGCTGGTGGTCATCGCGCTCCAGTGCGCGGCGGGCCTCATGGGACACCTGGGCCACCTCGACCTGCCGTGGGTGCTCACCGCGCAGGTCATCGCGGTGGCGCTGGTGGGGAGCCTCGTGGGAGGCAGGCTCGCGGGACGCGTGGCGCCCGGACTGTTGCGCCGAGGCTTCGCCGTCTTCGTGCTCGCCACCGCGACGTTCCTGCTCCTCGCGCAGCTCCCCGCTGGAGCGAAGGCGAGCATGGGGCAGGTGCTCTCGAACGTGGGGGCATGGCCCTGGGTGGCGGTGGCCACGCTGCTCGGACTTCCGGTCGTGGTGTGGCGGCTGCTGTCGGGCCGTGAGCGCACGGCGAAGGAGGGCTGA
- a CDS encoding formate--tetrahydrofolate ligase, which yields MTLRPIAEVGAELGLSPDDVHPWGTHRAKVSLGALAKQGSRQGRLVLVSAINPTPPGEGKTTMSVALAMGLRRRGRKVVAALREPSLGPVFGVKGGGTGGGQASLEPAADINLHFTGDLHAITSANNLLAALVDNAVYYGHPVPIDSTRVRWRRAMDMNDRFLRNVIVGLGGKAHGVPREGAFDITAASEVMAILALSENLKDLEARLGRVVVGLSPDGKPVRARDVDAAAAMVALLKDALMPNLVQTREGGPALVHAGPFGNIAHGCSSVVGTRMGLAYADEVVTEAGFGFDLGAEKFLDIKCRSTGLWPRGVVLVVTLRALKYQGGAPLARVADPDADALARGFDHLEKHLESVRAFGLPAVLCVNRFPQDTEAELDALRAFGRERGVETAVCEGFTRGGEGALELADRVLAMLDATDASPPQPRFLYDVKQSPEEKVRAIARTVYGADDVAFTASARKDLEMVRELGGAELPVCMAKTHLSLSDDPTKQGRPRGFTLTVREVRLSAGAGFMVALTGDILTMPGLPKEPAARRITVHEDGRITGLMQGE from the coding sequence ATGACGCTGAGACCCATCGCAGAAGTGGGCGCCGAGCTGGGCCTGTCTCCCGACGACGTGCACCCCTGGGGAACCCACCGCGCCAAGGTGTCCCTGGGAGCGCTCGCGAAGCAGGGCAGCCGACAGGGCCGCCTCGTGCTCGTCTCCGCCATCAACCCCACGCCGCCGGGCGAGGGGAAGACCACCATGTCCGTGGCGCTGGCCATGGGCCTGCGGCGCCGGGGGCGCAAGGTCGTGGCCGCGCTGCGAGAGCCCTCGCTCGGGCCGGTGTTCGGCGTGAAGGGCGGAGGCACGGGCGGCGGACAGGCCAGCCTGGAGCCCGCGGCGGACATCAACCTGCACTTCACCGGCGACCTGCACGCCATCACCAGCGCCAACAACCTGCTGGCCGCGCTCGTCGACAACGCCGTGTACTACGGCCACCCCGTGCCCATCGACTCCACGCGCGTGCGCTGGCGGCGCGCCATGGACATGAACGACCGGTTCCTGCGAAACGTCATCGTCGGCCTCGGCGGCAAGGCGCACGGCGTCCCGCGCGAGGGCGCCTTCGACATCACCGCCGCCAGCGAGGTGATGGCCATCCTCGCCCTGTCGGAGAACCTCAAGGACCTGGAGGCCCGGCTCGGCCGCGTCGTCGTGGGCCTGTCTCCCGACGGCAAGCCCGTGCGCGCCCGCGACGTGGACGCGGCGGCGGCCATGGTCGCCCTGCTCAAGGACGCGCTGATGCCCAACCTCGTGCAGACGCGCGAGGGCGGCCCCGCGCTCGTGCACGCCGGCCCCTTCGGCAACATCGCGCACGGGTGCAGCTCCGTGGTGGGCACGCGGATGGGCCTCGCGTACGCGGACGAGGTCGTCACGGAGGCGGGCTTCGGCTTCGACCTGGGCGCGGAGAAGTTCCTCGACATCAAGTGCCGGAGCACCGGCCTGTGGCCCCGAGGCGTCGTGCTCGTCGTCACGCTGCGCGCGCTGAAGTACCAGGGCGGCGCGCCGCTCGCCCGCGTGGCGGACCCGGACGCGGACGCACTCGCGCGAGGCTTCGACCACCTGGAGAAGCACCTGGAATCCGTGCGCGCCTTCGGCCTGCCCGCCGTGCTGTGCGTCAACCGCTTCCCGCAGGACACGGAGGCGGAGCTCGACGCCCTGCGCGCCTTCGGGCGGGAGCGCGGCGTGGAGACCGCCGTGTGCGAGGGCTTCACCCGAGGCGGTGAGGGCGCCCTGGAGCTGGCCGACCGGGTGCTCGCCATGCTCGACGCGACGGACGCCTCACCGCCCCAGCCGCGCTTCCTCTACGACGTGAAGCAGTCCCCCGAGGAGAAGGTGCGCGCCATCGCCCGCACCGTGTACGGCGCGGACGACGTGGCCTTCACCGCCTCCGCGCGCAAGGACCTGGAGATGGTGCGCGAACTGGGCGGCGCGGAGCTGCCCGTGTGCATGGCGAAGACGCACCTGTCGCTCTCGGATGACCCGACGAAGCAGGGCCGTCCCCGAGGCTTCACGCTCACCGTGCGCGAGGTGCGCCTGTCCGCGGGCGCGGGCTTCATGGTGGCGCTCACCGGAGACATCCTCACCATGCCGGGCCTGCCCAAGGAGCCCGCGGCCCGCCGCATCACCGTCCACGAGGACGGCCGCATCACCGGGTTGATGCAGGGCGAATAG
- a CDS encoding methyl-accepting chemotaxis protein, with protein sequence MRLKLKQKVMLSPAVAAVFLTMLFAVVLAEGPSWLVGALALSCLGLMVVLAVWLHREVAEPMGRLAAVARRIAQDGDLSQPIDAVGQDEVGELGRSLQVMVDRLREVPSTLQSVVTELSSAASRLTQASQDQVNFLTNQSRSLTEASTTIAEIAQTSSMASSRAEMVLKVAAEADAFSSSGQQSIEQSAEGMQQIRERVSALVSSIAHLSEQAVHAGEIISSVKDLADQSNVLALNAAIEAARAGEGGRGFAVVAREMRALSGQSLQSTQRIGKILLEINQAIRQTTSIAEEDSEKMEQNIEQVLASASSLSGITTVVQESSQAARQIVASVTQQNAGIAQMTDVMTHLSSMMADVVTSTLTAEEAVAQINATLGRLQALSTAFRV encoded by the coding sequence GTGCGTTTGAAGCTGAAGCAGAAAGTCATGCTGTCGCCGGCGGTCGCGGCGGTGTTCCTGACGATGCTCTTCGCGGTGGTGCTGGCGGAGGGGCCCTCCTGGCTGGTGGGTGCGCTGGCCCTGTCGTGTCTGGGGTTGATGGTGGTCCTGGCGGTGTGGCTGCACCGCGAGGTGGCCGAGCCCATGGGGCGGCTGGCGGCGGTGGCCCGGCGAATCGCCCAGGACGGCGACCTGTCCCAGCCCATCGATGCGGTGGGACAGGACGAGGTGGGTGAGCTGGGGCGCAGCCTCCAGGTGATGGTGGACCGGCTGCGGGAGGTGCCCTCCACGTTGCAGTCGGTGGTGACGGAGCTGTCCTCGGCGGCCTCGCGGCTGACGCAGGCGAGCCAGGACCAGGTGAACTTCCTCACCAACCAGTCGCGCAGCCTCACCGAGGCGAGCACCACCATCGCCGAAATCGCCCAGACCTCCAGCATGGCGTCCAGCCGCGCGGAGATGGTGCTGAAGGTGGCGGCGGAGGCGGATGCGTTCAGCTCGTCGGGACAGCAGTCCATCGAGCAGAGCGCGGAAGGCATGCAGCAGATTCGCGAGCGGGTGAGCGCGCTGGTGAGCAGCATCGCGCACCTGAGCGAGCAGGCCGTGCACGCCGGCGAAATCATCAGCAGCGTGAAGGACCTGGCGGACCAGTCCAACGTGCTGGCGCTCAACGCGGCGATTGAAGCGGCGCGCGCGGGCGAGGGCGGCCGAGGCTTCGCGGTGGTGGCGCGGGAGATGCGCGCGCTCAGCGGCCAGTCGCTCCAGAGCACCCAGCGCATCGGGAAGATTCTGCTCGAAATCAACCAGGCCATCCGCCAGACGACCTCCATCGCGGAGGAGGACAGCGAGAAGATGGAGCAGAACATCGAGCAGGTGTTGGCCTCGGCCAGCTCGCTGTCGGGAATCACCACGGTGGTGCAGGAGAGCAGTCAGGCGGCGCGGCAGATTGTCGCCTCCGTCACTCAGCAGAACGCGGGCATCGCGCAGATGACGGACGTGATGACGCACCTCTCCTCGATGATGGCGGACGTCGTGACGTCCACCCTGACGGCCGAGGAGGCCGTGGCTCAAATCAACGCCACGCTGGGCCGCCTCCAGGCGCTGTCCACGGCGTTCCGCGTGTAG